One genomic window of Melanotaenia boesemani isolate fMelBoe1 chromosome 20, fMelBoe1.pri, whole genome shotgun sequence includes the following:
- the gale gene encoding UDP-glucose 4-epimerase isoform X2 gives MAEKVLVTGGAGYIGSHCVLELIEAGYQPVVVDNFSNAVREGDVAESIQRIKKLLDTNIEFHELDLLDRPAMEKLFKKHSFCAVMHFAGLKAVGESVEQPLRYYRVNLTASMNLLEVMQAHGVHNLVFSSSATVYGDPQHLPIDEQHPVGGCTNPYGKTKYFIEEMIKDHCKAEKGWNAVLLRYFNPIGAHSSGLIGEDPQGIPNNLLPYVAQVAIGRRKCLNVFGNDYKTVDGTGVRDYIHVVDLAKGHIAALKKLKDDCGCKVYNLGTGRGYSVLQMVKAMEKASGREIPYKIAPRRGGDVASCYADPQLAEKELSWKAEFDLDRMCEDLWRWQSMNPTGFCNGTAS, from the exons ATGGCAGAGAAGGTGCTGGTAACAGGTGGAGCGGGCTACATTGGGAGTCACTGTGTGTTGGAGCTCATTGAAGCAGGCTACCAGCCAGTTGTAGTAGATAACTTCAGTAACGCTGTGCGAG AGGGGGATGTGGCAGAGAGcatacaaagaataaaaaagctcCTGGACACAAACATTGAGTTTCATGAATTGGACCTTCTGGACCGACCTGCCATGGAAAAACTCTTCAAAAAG CATTCTTTTTGTGCTGTGATGCACTTTGCTGGCCTGAAGGCAGTTGGCGAGTCAGTGGAACAGCCATTACGTTACTACCGCGTCAACCTCACCGCCTCCATGAACCTACTTGAG GTGATGCAGGCTCATGGAGTACACAATCTGGTCTTCAGCAGCTCAGCTACAGTATATGGAGATCCCCAGCACCTCCCCATAGATGAGCAGCACCCTGTGGGAGGCTGCACCAACCCCTATGGCAAGACAAAATACTTCATCGAGGAGATGATCAAGGACCACTGTAAAGCTGAGAAG GGCTGGAATGCAGTGCTGCTGCGTTACTTCAACCCCATTGGAGCTCATTCCTCTGGTCTGATTGGAGAGGACCCTCAGGGTATTCCCAACAACCTGCTGCCATATGTTGCCCAG GTTGCTATTGGTAGGAGAAAGTGTCTCAATGTATTTGGAAATGACTATAAGACAGTCGATGGCACAG GTGTGCGTGATTATATCCATGTTGTAGATCTGGCAAAGGGACACATCGCAGCTCTGAAAAAGCTGAAAGATGACTGTGGGTGCAAG GTTTACAACCTGGGAACAGGACGAGGCTACTCTGTGCTCCAGATGGTGAAAGCAATGGAGAAGGCATCTGGGAGAGAG ATCCCATACAAGATTGCCCCCCGTAGAGGAGGAGATGTAGCATCTTGCTATGCTGACCCTCAACTAGCggagaaggagctgagctgGAAGGCTGAATTTGACTTGGATAGAATGT
- the gale gene encoding UDP-glucose 4-epimerase isoform X1: protein MAEKVLVTGGAGYIGSHCVLELIEAGYQPVVVDNFSNAVRGEGDVAESIQRIKKLLDTNIEFHELDLLDRPAMEKLFKKHSFCAVMHFAGLKAVGESVEQPLRYYRVNLTASMNLLEVMQAHGVHNLVFSSSATVYGDPQHLPIDEQHPVGGCTNPYGKTKYFIEEMIKDHCKAEKGWNAVLLRYFNPIGAHSSGLIGEDPQGIPNNLLPYVAQVAIGRRKCLNVFGNDYKTVDGTGVRDYIHVVDLAKGHIAALKKLKDDCGCKVYNLGTGRGYSVLQMVKAMEKASGREIPYKIAPRRGGDVASCYADPQLAEKELSWKAEFDLDRMCEDLWRWQSMNPTGFCNGTAS from the exons ATGGCAGAGAAGGTGCTGGTAACAGGTGGAGCGGGCTACATTGGGAGTCACTGTGTGTTGGAGCTCATTGAAGCAGGCTACCAGCCAGTTGTAGTAGATAACTTCAGTAACGCTGTGCGAG GAGAGGGGGATGTGGCAGAGAGcatacaaagaataaaaaagctcCTGGACACAAACATTGAGTTTCATGAATTGGACCTTCTGGACCGACCTGCCATGGAAAAACTCTTCAAAAAG CATTCTTTTTGTGCTGTGATGCACTTTGCTGGCCTGAAGGCAGTTGGCGAGTCAGTGGAACAGCCATTACGTTACTACCGCGTCAACCTCACCGCCTCCATGAACCTACTTGAG GTGATGCAGGCTCATGGAGTACACAATCTGGTCTTCAGCAGCTCAGCTACAGTATATGGAGATCCCCAGCACCTCCCCATAGATGAGCAGCACCCTGTGGGAGGCTGCACCAACCCCTATGGCAAGACAAAATACTTCATCGAGGAGATGATCAAGGACCACTGTAAAGCTGAGAAG GGCTGGAATGCAGTGCTGCTGCGTTACTTCAACCCCATTGGAGCTCATTCCTCTGGTCTGATTGGAGAGGACCCTCAGGGTATTCCCAACAACCTGCTGCCATATGTTGCCCAG GTTGCTATTGGTAGGAGAAAGTGTCTCAATGTATTTGGAAATGACTATAAGACAGTCGATGGCACAG GTGTGCGTGATTATATCCATGTTGTAGATCTGGCAAAGGGACACATCGCAGCTCTGAAAAAGCTGAAAGATGACTGTGGGTGCAAG GTTTACAACCTGGGAACAGGACGAGGCTACTCTGTGCTCCAGATGGTGAAAGCAATGGAGAAGGCATCTGGGAGAGAG ATCCCATACAAGATTGCCCCCCGTAGAGGAGGAGATGTAGCATCTTGCTATGCTGACCCTCAACTAGCggagaaggagctgagctgGAAGGCTGAATTTGACTTGGATAGAATGT
- the insm1b gene encoding insulinoma-associated protein 1b: protein MPKGFLVKRNKKSAHVSYRTRSDEDDLQELPTPVALPSQTDPSPPMSVSSSPDRASASPDFTVADVPVPRLEKPAQFGNPETVCQALYSPTRPISKEHDRGYFERSFNLGSPISAESFPTSASISGLDHLLYAPVDLKIGTSNSSRSGTTSTSSSSLPGPSNRVATKRSAGDGAERKSKSASKKPKAIRKLNFEDEVTTSPVLGLKIKEGPVEMKPRAQSSGGNKPLGEFVCQLCKEAYADPFSLAQHKCSRIVRVEYRCPECDKMFSCPANLASHRRWHKPRTTGAAAMPPTQGIKSEMAKMPPLGVKSVSDEAKDISDRDTPSPGLSESGSEDGSYDCQFCGKRFKRQAYLRKHIMGHQALQKKVLEEHGFQTSDRAAEQAPVSASSSSSASSSSPSSEEASNQSPLNLSPVDCLLCPVCGESFTSRAGQERHLRLMHSSQIYPCKYCPATLYSSPGLTRHINKCHPSENRQVILLQMPVRPAC, encoded by the coding sequence ATGCCCAAAGGATTCCtggtaaaaagaaacaagaaatcTGCACATGTTTCCTACAGGACTCGATCAGACGAAGATGACCTCCAGGAGCTACCCACCCCAGTTGCCTTGCCGAGTCAGACGGACCCCTCCCCGCCTATGTCGGTGTCGTCCAGTCCAGACCGCGCCTCAGCATCACCGGACTTCACCGTAGCTGATGTACCGGTTCCAAGACTGGAGAAGCCGGCGCAGTTTGGTAACCCCGAAACGGTATGCCAAGCCCTCTACAGCCCCACCCGACCCATCAGCAAAGAGCACGACCGGGGATATTTTGAGAGAAGTTTCAATCTTGGCTCTCCCATTTCTGCTGAGTCATTCCCAACATCCGCCTCGATCTCCGGCCTGGACCATCTTCTGTACGCTCCGGTCGATCTGAAAATAGGCACCAGCAACAGCAGCCGCAGCGGCACCAccagcaccagcagcagcagcctcccAGGACCAAGCAACCGGGTCGCCACCAAACGATCCGCGGGTGATGGAGCAGAGCGCAAATCTAAATCCGCCTCAAAGAAACCCAAAGCCATTAGAAAACTCAACTTTGAAGACGAGGTGACGACTTCCCCGGTGCTTGGGCTCAAAATCAAAGAGGGACCGGTGGAAATGAAGCCAAGGGCGCAGTCCTCGGGAGGAAACAAACCTTTAGGGGAGTTTGTGTGTCAGCTGTGCAAGGAAGCATACGCGGATCCCTTCTCCCTGGCTCAGCACAAATGCTCTCGCATAGTCAGGGTCGAGTACCGGTGTCCTGAGTGCGATAAGATGTTCAGCTGTCCGGCAAATCTCGCATCTCACCGCCGCTGGCACAAACCCCGGACCACCGGCGCGGCAGCGATGCCACCCACGCAAGGCATCAAATCTGAAATGGCCAAAATGCCGCCGCTAGGTGTCAAGTCAGTCTCCGACGAAGCCAAAGACATAAGTGACAGAGACACACCGAGTCCAGGTCTGTCTGAATCGGGATCTGAAGATGGCTCATATGACTGCCAGTTCTGCGGGAAGAGGTTTAAGCGTCAGGCATATCTAAGAAAACACATCATGGGACACCAGGCTCTGCAAAAGAAAGTGCTGGAAGAGCACGGGTTTCAAACCAGTGACCGCGCTGCAGAACAGGCTCCGGTgtcagcctcctcctcctcttcagcatCATCTTCTTCTCCATCTTCAGAGGAAGCTTCAAACCAAAGCCCCCTCAATCTGAGCCCGGTGGACTGCCTGCTGTGCCCGGTGTGCGGAGAGAGTTTCACCAGCAGGGCCGGCCAGGAGAGACACCTGCGCCTCATGCACTCCTCCCAGATCTACCCTTGCAAATACTGCCCCGCCACTCTCTACAGCTCACCGGGGCTCACCAGGCACATAAACAAGTGCCACCCCTCTGAGAACAGGCAGGTGATCCTGCTGCAAATGCCGGTGCGTCCTGCCTGCTAA